A genomic segment from Solenopsis invicta isolate M01_SB chromosome 5, UNIL_Sinv_3.0, whole genome shotgun sequence encodes:
- the LOC120357781 gene encoding uncharacterized protein LOC120357781 — protein sequence MLRDDIVKFFIVACNFNNKIVKGHYFKKIARDNDASNYALFDKFAKECSSTLLCVMHRLGHCNGNVTLENIIRRHVETRQQNKAFFENDAGGHIADFLRQREVVRHVARVEPLPPRRAAPLERNYGARRRRAEEELQGAVAARRPRIEIADLVAEPPSPRYTPVGESSDDDEDTRVYN from the exons ATGTTGCGCGacgatattgttaaattttttatcgtggcgtgtaattttaataataaaatagtgaagGGTCACTATTTTAAGAAGATAGCGCGTGACAATGACGCGTCGAACTACGCATTGTTCGACAAGTTCGCTAAGGAGTGCTCCAGCACATTGCTATGTGTTATGCACAGGCTGGGGCACTGTAATGGCAACGTGACgttggaaaatataattcgaCGTCACGTTGAAACGCGACAACAGAATAAAGCGTTTTTTGAAAATGATGCGGGGGGTCATATAGCTGACTTCTTGCGTCAAAGAGAAG ttgtaAGACACGTAGCCAGGGTTGAGCCGCTACCGCCTCGTCGTGCGGCGCCTCTTGAGCGAAACTACGGGGCGAGACGACGACGCGCAGAAGAGGAGCTTCAAGGTGCCGTAGCAGCCC GAAGACCACGAATTGAAATCGCGGACTTAGTTGCGGAGCCACCATCACCTCGATACACCCCCGTCGGTGAATCAtcag atgaCGACGAGGATACTCGAGTCTACAACTGA